In Acipenser ruthenus chromosome 58, fAciRut3.2 maternal haplotype, whole genome shotgun sequence, a genomic segment contains:
- the LOC131724982 gene encoding uncharacterized protein LOC131724982, protein MPLVNSLGPLESYIGVEEGVAFKADSGMFWSCIERSNIYNIEAAKSTKDGWCKFLVSKAPNGKILLKDRRGVYLSRIDRSGIQHIEAAKTNPDKYCEFSVFTEDGKVVLQADNGKFISRIHRQTQNIEAAKDGPDEFCRFSTTIGDIISPTFEIVKVDFGKVPCLIDKPSVVSCDVYNNRTSVNQQHTFSLTWETKVTETTSWKHAWSFSSTVSAEVLFGKVSATVSYNGEYGKESTKEKTISQSRSTEVTVPPHTKITAKLIAHKDDDAEIPFTATVKKVKSDGQVEILKQEGTWKGVLYENVMIEVDEEQLKKK, encoded by the exons ATG CCGCTGGTAAACAGTTTGGGGCCTCTGGAAAGTTACATCGGTGTAGAGGAGGGAGTTGCTTTCAAGGCTGACAGCGGCATGTTCTGGAGCTGCATCGAGCGATCTAATATCTACAACATTGAGGCAGCCAAGAGCACCAAAGACGGCTGGTGCAAGTTCCTGGTTTCCAAAGCCCCAAATGGGAAGATCTTGCTGAAGGACCGTAGAGGCGTGTACCTCAGCCGAATTGACAGATCAGGAATCCAGCACATTGAGGCGGCCAAAACAAACCCTGACAAATACTGCGAGTTCAGCGTCTTCACCGAAGACGGCAAAGTCGTCCTCCAAGCTGACAACGGAAAGTTTATCAGCAGAATCCACAGACAGACTCAGAACATCGAGGCTGCAAAGGACGGCCCGGATGAGTTCTGCAGGTTCAGCACAACCATCGGAGACATCATCAGTCCTACCTTTGAGATCGTCAAGGTAGACTTTGGCAAGGTACCATGCCTCATTGATAAGCCATCAGTGGTGAGCTGTGATGTCTATAATAACCGCACCAGTGTGAACCAACAACACACCTTCAGCTTAACCTGGGAAACCAAAGTCACTGAAACCACCAGCTGGAAGCATGCCTGGAGCTTCTCCTCCACTGTATCTGCAGAGGTTTTATTTGGGAAAGTTAGCGCCACAGTGAGTTACAATGGGGAGTACGGCAAGGAGTCCACCAAAGAGAAAACCATCTCCCAGAGCAGAAGCACAGAAGTCACCGTCCCGCCCCACACCAAGATCACCGCCAAGCTCATCGCCCACAAGGACGACGACGCGGAGATTCCCTTCACAGCGACGGTCAAGAAGGTCAAGAGCGACGGGCAAGTGGAGATCCTGAAACAAGAAGGCACCTGGAAGGGGGTGCTGTACGAAAACGTGATGATCGAAGTCGACGAAGAACAACTGAAGAAGAAATAG